TTGCAAAGGATAAAATTAATGCTGAAAAATTTACGAATATTATTAGTGAAGTACTTCATTCGTATCCTCAAAATATTAATGAAGTAGCTTTTAACTTACTTGGAAGTCACGATACTTCTCGTGTTTTAACAGTTTGTAACGAAAATATTGATAAATTAAAGCTTTTATACACATTTCAGCTATCATTTCCAGGAGCTCCATGTATTTATTATGGAGATGAAATCGGCATGACGGGTAAACAAGACCCAGACTGTCGTAAATGTATGATTTGGGATGAAGAACGTCAAGATCGTAAACTATTTAACTATATCCGAACATTAATAAAACTTCGAAAAAAATATAATGCAATCGGTAGTGTCGGTTCATTTAACTTTATCGAAGTAAATAACGATAAAAACGTCATTGTCTATTCAAAAATATTTAATAATGATACATTTATTTTTATCTTAAGTAATAATCCTAAAAAAATTACCGTTAAAACACCTGATTTATTGGTTGGTAAAACTATAATAAATGTTCTAACAAATAAAAAAGAATCATATAATACTGAGTTTACACTTAACAGCTTTGGTATTAAAATTTTAAAACTTTAGAATAAAAAATGTGTCTCAATACAATGTCCATCATTTGTTTTGAGGCATCATTTCTTATTGTAATAAGGTAGGGCGGAATACAGAACCGACATCAAAGTTTCAAAATAGCGAGCCCCCCTCTTCCTTTTCATATAAAATATCAAAACTAAATTATAAAAAAAACCCTAAATAAAATTAGGGCTTTTTATACTTATTCAATATTTTTACTAAATGAATAAGATAACTTTTTATACTCCATTTTCTGTTCATAAAAACGATGCGCATTCAATCTTTGGACACCGGATTGTAGTGTTACTAATTGACATCCATTTCTTTTTCCAAAATCAGAAATAAAATCTAGTAATTTCTTACCGTATCCATTTGAGCGTTTACTTTCATCCGTCACTAAATCGTAAACAAATATATGTCTACCATTATAGAAATTGGTTAATATACTAATTCCAGCGACTGCAACCGGCACTCCTTGATCTTCTAACCCAAATAATTGATATCCTTGTTTTTGCATTTCTTCGTACAGATTAAAAAATGACTCTTCATTTAAGTGGGTACGAAGTTGTTTTAATACTTCAAAGCCTTTTCTTAACTCTTCTTTTGTTTCGTAAAGTTTTATTGAAATATTAGTCATTCTTACACTCCTTTTTAATCTTTTTACGATACACTAATTACATTTTCACCGGTTTCTGCTTCTCTTTTAAATAATCTTGAATAAACGCCATCTTTTTCTAATAAAGAATGATGCGTACCTTCTTCGACTACTTTCCCATTTTCGAGTACAACGATTCTGTCCGCTGTTAATACGGTAGATAATCGATGTGAAATGACGATGACAGATTGTTTTGATTTTCGCTGTTGAATCGCTTCATTTATTTGCAACTCTGTAATCGGATCTAAAGCCGAGCTTGCTTCATCTAAAATAAGAATAGGGGAGTTTTTAACTAAAGCTCTTGCTAATGATAATCTTTGTTTTTGACCACCTGATAATAATGCCCCTCGTTCACCTATTGATGATTCTAATCCTTCTGGTAATGAATTTAGATAGTCTGATAATCCACTATCTTTTAGAGCCTGAATCATTTCTTCATCTGACACTAATTCATTTCCTATACGAATATTATCAGCTAAACTACCATTTCTTAGCTGTACATCTTGCGAAACAAATGAGATTGCATCTCTGATCCACTTTGCATTTGCTTTTTCAATTGGTAAACCATCTACTTCTATTGTTCCATTATTTAACGGATAGAAAC
This genomic interval from Gottfriedia acidiceleris contains the following:
- a CDS encoding GNAT family N-acetyltransferase, translated to MTNISIKLYETKEELRKGFEVLKQLRTHLNEESFFNLYEEMQKQGYQLFGLEDQGVPVAVAGISILTNFYNGRHIFVYDLVTDESKRSNGYGKKLLDFISDFGKRNGCQLVTLQSGVQRLNAHRFYEQKMEYKKLSYSFSKNIE